A section of the Stenotrophomonas acidaminiphila genome encodes:
- a CDS encoding RNA polymerase subunit sigma → MCPDAHPGDLSPFEAARVMSIAETSLGSAGYWSAQMQAVALQRDQRCFMRIYDHFAPRVRLYLRGLGAPEVVAEELAQEALLRLWQRADSYDPARSTLSTWLFRVARNLHIDRLRRETHWTAVEIQDDDGLEFCQETEDPDFSSAESYAAHADLNERIERLSAIQARLIRMSYFEAKSHQQISDELGMPLGTVKSYIRRAFQQLQSSVKGAA, encoded by the coding sequence ATGTGCCCGGACGCCCACCCTGGAGACCTGTCGCCCTTCGAGGCGGCCAGAGTCATGTCGATCGCCGAAACAAGCCTGGGCAGTGCCGGGTACTGGTCCGCGCAGATGCAGGCCGTCGCCCTGCAGCGCGACCAGCGCTGCTTCATGCGCATCTACGATCACTTCGCGCCGCGCGTGCGGCTGTACCTGCGCGGGCTCGGTGCGCCGGAGGTGGTGGCCGAGGAGCTGGCGCAGGAAGCCCTGCTGCGGCTGTGGCAGCGTGCCGACAGCTACGATCCGGCGCGCAGTACGCTGTCGACCTGGCTGTTCCGGGTCGCGCGCAACCTGCACATCGACCGGCTGCGCCGCGAGACCCACTGGACCGCGGTGGAGATCCAGGACGATGACGGCCTGGAGTTCTGCCAGGAGACCGAGGATCCGGATTTTTCCTCGGCCGAAAGCTATGCGGCGCATGCCGACCTCAACGAGCGCATCGAACGCCTGTCCGCCATCCAAGCACGCCTGATCCGCATGTCCTACTTCGAAGCCAAGTCGCACCAGCAGATTTCCGACGAGCTGGGCATGCCGCTGGGAACGGTCAAGTCGTACATCCGCCGCGCCTTCCAGCAGCTGCAGTCCAGCGTGAAGGGGGCCGCATGA
- a CDS encoding GTP cyclohydrolase, whose amino-acid sequence MSQPPNDPTLLDTLLPLPVSERVRQRLLRAGQRFHANDNIAGHLHAGELAAIEDEVAARAQELLRALVIDTDNDHNTRDTGRRLAKMFVRELFAGRYQPAPAVTEFPNAERLNELMIVGPLRVRSACSHHLCPIIGQVWIGVLPDANSNLIGLSKYARLVEWIMSRPQIQEEAVSQIAQLLEQRLRPDGLAVVMEADHYCMHWRGVKDDGSKMTNSVMRGKFLSDPALRREFLSLRHRG is encoded by the coding sequence ATGTCCCAGCCACCGAACGACCCCACCCTGCTCGACACCCTGCTGCCGCTGCCGGTGTCCGAGCGCGTCCGCCAGCGCCTGCTGCGCGCGGGCCAGCGCTTCCATGCCAACGACAACATCGCCGGGCACCTGCATGCCGGCGAGCTGGCCGCGATCGAGGACGAGGTTGCCGCCCGCGCGCAGGAGCTGCTGCGCGCGCTGGTGATCGATACCGACAACGACCACAACACCCGCGACACCGGCCGCCGGCTGGCGAAGATGTTCGTCCGCGAGCTGTTCGCCGGCCGCTACCAGCCAGCGCCGGCGGTGACCGAATTCCCCAATGCCGAGCGCCTGAACGAACTGATGATCGTCGGCCCGCTGCGGGTGCGCAGCGCCTGCTCGCACCACCTGTGCCCGATCATCGGCCAGGTCTGGATCGGGGTGCTGCCCGACGCCAACTCCAACCTGATCGGCCTGTCCAAGTATGCGCGGCTGGTCGAGTGGATCATGAGCCGGCCGCAGATCCAGGAGGAGGCGGTGAGCCAGATCGCGCAGCTGCTCGAACAGCGGCTCCGGCCCGACGGCCTGGCCGTGGTGATGGAAGCCGACCACTACTGCATGCACTGGCGTGGGGTGAAGGACGACGGCTCGAAGATGACCAACAGCGTGATGCGCGGCAAGTTCCTGAGCGACCCGGCGCTGCGCCGCGAATTCCTGTCGTTGCGCCACCGCGGCTGA
- a CDS encoding diguanylate phosphodiesterase: protein MNSTDTRAGCALCVDAQPLDFEFSYAFQPIVDVRARRIFAHEGLVRGTAGEPAASVLSRITASNRYAFDQACRDKVIQTASRLQMGSYLSINFLPNAIYRPELCIRSTLRAARRYGFPVEQIIFETVEGEQVSDGSWLAEILSEYKRIGFKTAIDDFGAGFAGLTLLADFQPDIVKLDMALIRAIDQSPPRRAIVAGVVAMCRELGIEVIAEGIETADEARCLADLGIGLMQGYWFGRPQFERIAHEADIPWVA, encoded by the coding sequence ATGAACTCCACCGACACGCGCGCCGGCTGCGCCCTGTGCGTCGACGCGCAGCCGCTGGATTTCGAGTTCAGCTATGCGTTCCAGCCGATCGTCGATGTGCGCGCGCGCCGCATATTCGCGCATGAAGGCCTGGTGCGCGGCACCGCCGGCGAGCCGGCCGCTTCGGTGTTGTCGCGGATCACCGCGTCCAACCGCTATGCGTTCGACCAGGCCTGCCGCGACAAGGTGATCCAGACCGCGTCGCGGCTGCAGATGGGTTCGTACCTGTCGATCAACTTCCTGCCCAACGCCATCTACCGGCCCGAGCTGTGCATCCGCTCCACGCTGCGCGCGGCGCGGCGCTACGGCTTCCCGGTCGAGCAGATCATTTTCGAGACCGTGGAGGGCGAGCAGGTAAGCGATGGCAGCTGGCTGGCCGAGATCCTGAGCGAGTACAAGCGGATCGGCTTCAAGACCGCGATCGACGACTTCGGCGCCGGTTTCGCCGGGCTCACCCTGCTGGCCGACTTCCAGCCGGACATCGTGAAGCTGGACATGGCCCTGATCCGCGCGATCGACCAGAGCCCGCCGCGGCGCGCGATCGTCGCCGGCGTGGTCGCGATGTGCCGGGAGCTGGGCATCGAGGTGATCGCCGAAGGCATCGAGACCGCGGACGAGGCGCGCTGCCTGGCCGACCTCGGCATCGGCTTGATGCAGGGCTACTGGTTCGGGCGCCCGCAGTTCGAGCGCATCGCGCATGAGGCGGACATACCGTGGGTCGCCTGA
- a CDS encoding bifunctional diguanylate cyclase/phosphodiesterase, producing MPRSLFATPLWALLVLVTGLALTARVALGEWRGERERVQSLQRSLADAAPARLREPLAGAALGLRAMQTVLLAGTAQLDQGTFDSYQRNLRSQEWIHGYVLIAFAQRQVDAAGQATYRYQYVAPLEGNEVLVGFDVARQPENMEALRRARDADAAALSAPFPLLQFRGQRAAGDMGITVRLPAYTPGAMPATVAERRARELGALAVSVRLEPMVRQALYGRILDHMDVEIRDLGALPAHARVFASAPVPADPAALQVRRMEFGGRTWELRLWPRVPMGEWAQLRLIVIGGSSISVLLALFLWSQASVHRRALELARRMSARFGESEARFQALNEMLPALVLVADARDGRITYANRAARAQLGAVAGAPLEGLFADAVHGREAVAATRAHGAWSSQEAFVVRGADAALWVNASLAMLEIDHVPHLLMVAGDTSAQREMTERLRYQAAHDELTGLCNRREFERCLRQALLDRDAAGEGAFALMYIDLDQFKLINDLSGHSAGDQLLVQLAQAMRRHVRDGDLLARLGGDEFGLLASGVDQAQADLLAEQVRACIERSTFCWLGRSYTVSASIGLVLVDQPGCTLKDLLAWADTACYQAKEDGRNRVRVYRDDADATRRMGEMEWASQLRRALEQDRLLLDYQEIVPLSPGAEPVTRVELLLRMRTDDGSVIAPGVFMVAAERYGLMPAVDRWVIRTALANFNALHPCGERLQSCAINLSGASLEDEGLADFILNAIARNGVPPQRLCLEITETVAVRDLLRVVRVIERLRAAGCRIALDDFGAGMASFGYLKNLPVDVIKIDGSFVRDLGRDPMSRTIVDAVTRIGHQRGARVVAEWVDDLDTLDLLRALGVDSAQGFALHRPERVLFQRDNTGQPPLP from the coding sequence ATGCCGCGCTCCCTGTTCGCCACGCCGCTGTGGGCACTGCTGGTGCTGGTCACCGGCCTGGCGCTGACGGCGCGGGTGGCGCTTGGCGAATGGCGCGGCGAGCGCGAACGGGTGCAGTCGCTGCAGCGCTCGCTGGCCGATGCCGCGCCCGCGCGCCTGCGTGAACCGCTGGCCGGCGCCGCGCTGGGGTTGCGGGCGATGCAGACCGTGCTGCTGGCGGGCACCGCGCAGCTGGACCAGGGCACCTTCGACAGCTACCAGCGCAACCTGCGTTCGCAGGAGTGGATCCATGGCTACGTGCTGATCGCCTTCGCGCAGCGCCAGGTGGACGCCGCTGGCCAGGCCACCTACCGCTACCAGTACGTCGCGCCGCTGGAAGGCAACGAGGTGCTGGTCGGTTTCGATGTCGCCCGGCAACCGGAGAACATGGAGGCGCTGCGGCGCGCGCGCGACGCCGATGCGGCCGCCCTGTCCGCGCCGTTCCCGCTGCTGCAGTTCCGCGGCCAGCGGGCGGCGGGCGACATGGGCATCACCGTGCGCCTGCCCGCGTACACCCCGGGCGCCATGCCGGCCACGGTCGCGGAACGGCGCGCGCGCGAGCTGGGCGCGCTGGCGGTCAGCGTGCGCCTGGAGCCGATGGTCCGCCAGGCGCTGTATGGCCGCATCCTCGACCACATGGACGTGGAGATCCGCGACCTGGGCGCATTGCCGGCGCATGCGCGGGTGTTCGCCAGCGCGCCGGTGCCGGCCGACCCGGCGGCGCTGCAGGTGCGGCGCATGGAATTCGGCGGGCGCACGTGGGAACTGCGGCTGTGGCCGCGCGTACCGATGGGCGAGTGGGCGCAGCTGCGGTTGATCGTGATCGGCGGCAGTTCAATCAGCGTGCTGCTGGCCCTGTTCCTGTGGTCGCAGGCAAGCGTGCACCGCCGCGCGCTCGAACTGGCGCGGCGGATGAGCGCGCGCTTCGGCGAAAGCGAGGCGCGGTTCCAGGCCCTCAACGAGATGCTGCCGGCGCTGGTGCTGGTGGCCGACGCGCGCGACGGGCGCATCACCTACGCCAACCGCGCGGCCAGGGCCCAGCTCGGCGCCGTCGCCGGCGCGCCACTGGAGGGCCTGTTCGCCGATGCCGTGCACGGTCGCGAGGCGGTCGCCGCCACCCGCGCGCACGGCGCATGGAGCAGCCAGGAGGCATTCGTGGTGCGCGGTGCCGATGCCGCGCTGTGGGTGAATGCCTCGCTCGCCATGCTGGAGATCGACCACGTGCCGCACCTGCTCATGGTGGCCGGCGATACCAGCGCGCAGCGCGAGATGACCGAGCGCCTGCGCTACCAGGCCGCGCATGACGAGCTCACCGGGCTGTGCAACCGCCGCGAGTTCGAGCGCTGCCTGCGCCAGGCGCTGCTCGACCGCGACGCCGCCGGCGAGGGGGCGTTCGCGCTGATGTACATCGACCTGGACCAGTTCAAGCTGATCAACGACCTGTCCGGGCATAGCGCCGGCGACCAGTTGCTGGTGCAGCTGGCGCAGGCGATGCGGCGCCACGTCCGCGATGGCGACCTGCTGGCGCGGCTGGGCGGCGACGAGTTCGGGCTGCTGGCGTCCGGCGTGGACCAGGCCCAGGCCGACCTGCTGGCCGAGCAGGTGCGCGCGTGCATCGAGCGTTCGACGTTCTGCTGGCTGGGACGCAGCTACACGGTGAGCGCGAGCATCGGGCTGGTGCTGGTCGACCAGCCCGGATGCACCCTCAAGGACCTGCTGGCCTGGGCCGACACGGCCTGTTACCAGGCCAAGGAAGACGGCCGCAACCGGGTGCGGGTGTACCGCGACGACGCCGACGCCACCCGGCGCATGGGCGAGATGGAATGGGCCAGCCAGCTGCGCCGGGCGCTGGAGCAGGACCGCCTGCTGCTGGACTACCAGGAGATCGTGCCGTTGTCGCCCGGCGCCGAACCGGTCACCCGCGTGGAGCTGCTGCTGCGCATGCGCACCGACGACGGCAGCGTGATCGCGCCGGGCGTGTTCATGGTGGCGGCCGAGCGCTATGGCCTGATGCCGGCGGTGGACCGCTGGGTGATCCGCACCGCGCTGGCCAATTTCAATGCCCTGCATCCCTGCGGCGAGCGCCTGCAGAGCTGTGCCATCAACCTGTCCGGCGCCAGCCTCGAGGACGAGGGGCTGGCCGATTTCATCCTCAATGCGATCGCCCGCAATGGCGTGCCGCCGCAGCGGCTGTGCCTGGAAATCACCGAAACCGTGGCGGTGCGCGACCTGCTGCGCGTGGTGCGGGTGATCGAGCGCCTGCGCGCAGCCGGCTGCCGCATCGCGCTGGACGACTTCGGCGCCGGCATGGCCTCGTTCGGCTACCTGAAGAACCTGCCGGTGGACGTGATCAAGATCGACGGCAGTTTCGTGCGCGACCTCGGCCGCGACCCGATGAGCCGGACCATCGTCGATGCCGTCACCCGCATCGGCCACCAGCGCGGGGCCCGGGTGGTGGCCGAGTGGGTGGACGACCTGGACACCCTGGACCTGCTGCGCGCGCTGGGCGTGGACAGCGCGCAGGGTTTCGCCCTGCACCGCCCGGAGCGGGTGCTGTTCCAGCGCGACAACACCGGGCAGCCGCCGCTGCCATGA
- a CDS encoding gluconolaconase — MERRHWVMVVALLTGGALAASYLWPPRTPSVAPAATPLGWRAQVALLAGDGIEGDSVGSGMHSRFSDPWGVAMDTGGTLYVADAGDNNRILYRWLDGVFHVLAGGREGFADGRGDAAAFNTPSGLALDRHGNLYVADTGNHAIRKVTAQGDVSTLAGDGVAGFADGIGRQARFDGPMGVAVDAQGRVYVADTWNDRIRVIEPDGRVWTLAGGGRPGWADGQGEAARFDTPTDLALAADGTLWVADLRNDALRTVTRSGRVTTRAGGPGSARVLWGPMTLALTHDGVAYVGERITGRVVQVSPAGHVVAVAGDAQRFARPAGIALAPDGSLLLGDADAYRLHHLRLPVAGMAAAEAPVGPAMDNPLPRNEGRWPLAPQLGWHEVVGTLGEVRGNFSGESRHHLHGGFDVRGDVGQTVLAIAAAKVSSPAATWSLGGQAEGLSLDTVDYIHMKVGRDTSNRPLDPARFQLVHDEAGQLQRVRVRRGTRFHPGDALGSINSQAHVHLAVGPSGYERNAVRLGFANYADHVPPRIDDIALFDARGQRLRESRDGRLRVPRDAGGLQLVVEAWDQVDGNLPRRRLGLYALGYQILDADGRALPGHEQPRMNIEFNRMPPQADAAKVAYAEDSGITVHGSAVTRFRYVVSNVVRDGRLAVAAWQPADLPPGEYVIRVTVRDYSGNEAAGRRDLRIVVS; from the coding sequence ATGGAACGCAGGCATTGGGTGATGGTCGTGGCATTGCTGACCGGGGGCGCGCTCGCGGCCAGCTATCTGTGGCCGCCACGGACGCCCTCGGTAGCGCCGGCCGCCACGCCGCTGGGCTGGCGCGCGCAGGTCGCGCTGCTGGCCGGCGACGGCATCGAAGGCGACAGCGTCGGTTCCGGCATGCACAGCCGCTTCAGCGATCCCTGGGGCGTGGCGATGGACACCGGCGGCACGCTTTATGTTGCCGATGCCGGCGACAACAACCGCATCCTCTACCGCTGGCTGGACGGTGTGTTCCACGTGCTGGCCGGCGGCCGCGAGGGCTTCGCCGACGGACGCGGGGACGCCGCCGCGTTCAACACGCCCTCCGGGCTGGCGCTGGACCGCCACGGCAACCTGTATGTCGCCGATACCGGCAACCATGCGATCCGCAAGGTCACCGCGCAGGGCGACGTCAGCACACTGGCCGGCGACGGCGTGGCCGGGTTCGCCGATGGCATCGGCCGGCAGGCGCGTTTCGACGGGCCGATGGGCGTGGCGGTGGATGCGCAGGGGAGGGTGTACGTGGCCGACACCTGGAACGACCGCATCCGCGTGATCGAGCCGGACGGCCGGGTGTGGACGCTGGCCGGCGGCGGCCGCCCCGGCTGGGCCGACGGCCAGGGCGAGGCGGCGCGTTTCGATACTCCCACCGACCTCGCGCTCGCCGCCGACGGCACGCTGTGGGTGGCCGACCTGCGCAACGACGCGCTGCGCACCGTGACCCGCAGCGGCCGCGTCACGACGCGCGCCGGCGGTCCCGGGAGCGCGCGCGTGCTGTGGGGGCCGATGACGCTGGCGCTCACCCACGACGGCGTGGCCTATGTCGGCGAGCGCATCACCGGCCGCGTGGTGCAGGTGTCGCCGGCGGGGCATGTGGTGGCGGTGGCCGGCGATGCGCAGCGCTTCGCGCGCCCGGCGGGCATCGCGCTGGCGCCCGATGGCAGCCTGCTGCTCGGCGACGCCGATGCCTACCGCCTCCATCACCTGCGGCTGCCGGTGGCGGGAATGGCGGCGGCCGAAGCGCCGGTCGGGCCTGCGATGGACAACCCGCTGCCGCGCAACGAAGGGCGCTGGCCGCTGGCGCCGCAGCTGGGCTGGCACGAAGTGGTCGGCACCCTGGGCGAAGTGCGCGGCAACTTCAGCGGCGAAAGCCGCCACCACCTGCACGGTGGCTTCGACGTCCGCGGCGACGTCGGCCAGACCGTGCTCGCCATCGCCGCGGCCAAGGTCAGCAGCCCGGCGGCGACCTGGAGCCTGGGCGGGCAGGCCGAGGGCCTGTCGCTGGACACCGTCGACTACATCCACATGAAGGTCGGCCGCGATACGTCCAACCGCCCGCTCGATCCGGCCCGCTTTCAGCTGGTGCACGACGAGGCCGGGCAGCTGCAGCGGGTGCGCGTGCGCCGCGGTACGCGCTTCCACCCCGGCGATGCGCTGGGCAGCATCAACAGCCAGGCCCACGTGCACCTGGCGGTCGGACCATCGGGTTACGAGCGCAATGCGGTACGGCTGGGCTTCGCCAATTACGCCGACCACGTGCCGCCCCGCATCGACGACATCGCCCTGTTCGACGCCCGCGGCCAGCGCCTGCGCGAAAGCCGCGACGGCCGCCTGCGGGTGCCGCGCGACGCCGGCGGCCTGCAACTGGTGGTCGAGGCCTGGGACCAGGTGGACGGCAACCTGCCGCGCCGCCGCCTCGGCCTGTACGCGCTGGGCTACCAGATCCTCGACGCCGACGGCCGCGCGCTGCCCGGCCACGAACAGCCGCGCATGAACATCGAGTTCAACCGCATGCCGCCGCAGGCGGACGCGGCCAAGGTCGCCTATGCCGAGGACAGCGGCATCACCGTGCACGGCAGCGCGGTGACGCGGTTCCGTTACGTGGTCAGCAATGTGGTGCGCGACGGGCGCCTGGCAGTGGCGGCATGGCAGCCCGCGGACCTGCCACCCGGCGAGTACGTGATCCGGGTCACCGTCCGCGATTACAGCGGTAACGAAGCGGCCGGACGCCGCGACCTACGTATCGTGGTGTCCTGA
- a CDS encoding SAM-dependent methyltransferase: MTHYSGPLLTRPLLDAMRDAQRRGDAVWNGSLDLGRGTDAVRLEAGRWQWRGHDYPWPERLKDRTVYYWDGADFAPASRFGNGLYKLVPTDWGVPTFEIDGIKMLVSAQLSPMDDARRKVALVAPRGKQVLDTCGGMGYFAACCLEAGVAAVHSFEKSPEVLWLRTLNPWSPDPAAAAAGGRLTLTHGDISLAIADIADASVDAVLHDPPRFGIAGELYSQAFYDHLARVLRRGGQLFHYTGMPNRLTSGRDVPREVATRLGKAGFRARPELDGVFAVRD, translated from the coding sequence ATGACCCACTACTCCGGCCCCCTGCTCACCCGCCCGCTGCTGGACGCCATGCGCGACGCGCAGCGACGCGGCGACGCGGTCTGGAACGGCTCGCTCGACCTGGGCCGCGGCACCGACGCGGTGCGGCTGGAGGCCGGTCGCTGGCAGTGGCGCGGCCACGATTATCCGTGGCCGGAGCGGCTCAAGGACCGCACCGTGTATTACTGGGACGGCGCGGATTTCGCGCCGGCCTCGCGGTTCGGCAATGGCCTGTACAAGCTGGTGCCGACCGACTGGGGCGTGCCGACCTTCGAGATCGACGGCATCAAGATGCTGGTCAGCGCGCAGCTGTCGCCGATGGATGACGCGCGGCGCAAGGTTGCCCTGGTCGCGCCGCGCGGCAAGCAGGTGCTCGATACCTGCGGCGGCATGGGCTATTTCGCCGCCTGCTGCCTGGAGGCCGGGGTGGCGGCGGTGCATTCGTTCGAGAAGAGTCCGGAAGTGCTGTGGCTGCGCACGCTCAATCCCTGGTCACCGGACCCGGCAGCGGCCGCCGCCGGCGGCCGCCTGACGCTGACCCACGGTGACATCTCGCTGGCCATCGCCGATATCGCCGACGCCTCGGTCGATGCGGTGCTGCATGACCCGCCACGCTTCGGCATCGCCGGCGAACTTTACTCGCAGGCGTTCTACGACCATCTGGCGCGGGTGCTGCGCCGCGGCGGCCAGCTGTTCCATTACACCGGCATGCCCAACCGGCTGACCAGCGGCCGCGACGTGCCGCGCGAGGTCGCCACCCGCCTGGGCAAGGCCGGGTTCCGCGCGCGCCCGGAACTGGACGGCGTGTTCGCGGTCCGCGACTGA
- a CDS encoding acyl-CoA desaturase, with protein sequence MRLWFDSAAAAPANDADADRVDWLRVLPFVLLHLGCVGVIWVGVSPVALLVAGVLYVVRMFAITGFYHRYFSHRSFRTSRGLQFVFALIGATSVQRGPLWWAAHHRHHHRHADQAQDLHSPRHGFWRSHMGWFMTPRAFATDLSRVPDLARYPELRWLDRYDVAVPVAMAIALYATGALLQHLWPALDTSGAQLLVWGFFISTVVLFHATVTINSLSHRFGSRRFETADDSRNNFLLALLTFGEGWHNNHHFYSSSARQGFRWWEVDLTWYGLRLLALLGLVRDLKPVPAWVLERPER encoded by the coding sequence CTGCGCCTGTGGTTCGACAGCGCCGCCGCGGCGCCGGCCAACGATGCCGATGCCGACCGCGTCGACTGGCTGCGGGTGCTGCCGTTCGTGCTGCTGCACCTGGGCTGCGTCGGGGTGATCTGGGTCGGGGTCTCGCCGGTGGCATTGCTGGTGGCCGGGGTGCTGTACGTGGTGCGGATGTTCGCGATCACCGGCTTCTACCACCGCTACTTCTCGCACCGCAGCTTCCGCACCTCGCGCGGGCTGCAGTTCGTGTTCGCGCTGATCGGCGCGACCAGCGTGCAGCGCGGCCCGCTGTGGTGGGCCGCCCACCACCGCCACCACCACCGCCATGCCGACCAGGCGCAGGACCTGCACTCGCCGCGGCACGGCTTCTGGCGCAGCCACATGGGCTGGTTCATGACCCCGCGCGCGTTCGCCACCGACCTGAGCCGGGTGCCGGACCTGGCCCGCTACCCGGAACTGCGCTGGCTGGACCGCTACGACGTGGCGGTACCCGTGGCCATGGCCATCGCCCTGTACGCCACCGGCGCGTTGCTGCAGCACCTGTGGCCGGCGCTGGACACCAGCGGCGCGCAGTTGCTGGTGTGGGGGTTCTTCATCTCCACCGTCGTGCTGTTCCATGCCACGGTGACGATCAACTCGCTCTCGCACCGCTTCGGCAGCCGCCGCTTCGAGACCGCCGACGACAGCCGCAACAATTTCCTGCTGGCGCTGCTCACCTTCGGCGAGGGCTGGCACAACAACCATCACTTCTACTCCAGCAGCGCCCGCCAGGGCTTCCGCTGGTGGGAAGTGGACCTGACCTGGTACGGCCTGCGCCTGCTCGCCCTGCTGGGCCTGGTGCGCGACCTCAAGCCGGTGCCCGCCTGGGTGCTGGAACGGCCGGAGCGCTGA
- a CDS encoding dehydrogenase yields the protein MRIAVVGSGIAGLASAWLLSQAHEVVLFEAADYLGGHTHTHDVSVGGRPYAVDTGFIVHNPDHYPLLTRLFQALEVQTQPTTMSFSVHNGRSGLEYNATSLDALFCQRRNLLSPRFLGMVRDLFRFYRQAPALLEGDGPGPGLGEWLQANGYGAAFRDEHLVPMASALWSSPPRQILQFPARYLVQFMANHQMLQVSGRPQWRVVRGGSARYVDALRARWTVQERLACPVRAIHRHGDRVSVDSAAGSEVFDQVVLACHSDQALALLADASDNEQAILGAIGYQPNEVVLHTDASLLPRRRKAWAAWNAFVPGDADAPCTVSYCMNLLQGLDAPEPLVVTLNRSEAVDPARVLRRLAYQHPVYTPQSVAAQQRRAVIQGQNRTWFAGAYWGWGFHEDGMRSAVDVAAGLGVRWPTS from the coding sequence ATGCGCATCGCCGTCGTCGGTTCCGGCATCGCCGGCCTGGCCAGCGCCTGGCTGCTGTCGCAGGCGCACGAGGTGGTGCTGTTCGAGGCCGCCGACTACCTGGGCGGGCACACCCACACCCACGACGTCAGCGTGGGCGGCCGCCCGTATGCGGTGGACACCGGCTTCATCGTCCACAACCCGGACCACTACCCGCTGCTGACCCGGCTGTTCCAGGCGCTGGAGGTGCAGACCCAGCCCACCACCATGAGCTTTTCGGTGCACAACGGGCGCAGCGGGCTGGAGTACAACGCCACCTCGCTGGATGCGCTGTTCTGCCAGCGCCGCAACCTGCTCTCGCCGCGCTTCCTGGGCATGGTGCGCGACCTGTTCCGCTTCTACCGGCAGGCGCCGGCGCTGCTCGAGGGCGACGGCCCGGGCCCCGGGCTGGGCGAGTGGCTGCAGGCCAATGGCTACGGTGCGGCCTTCCGCGACGAACACCTGGTGCCGATGGCCTCGGCGCTGTGGTCTTCGCCGCCGCGGCAGATCCTGCAGTTCCCGGCACGCTACCTGGTCCAGTTCATGGCCAACCACCAGATGCTGCAGGTCAGCGGGCGCCCGCAGTGGCGGGTGGTGCGCGGCGGCTCGGCGCGGTATGTCGACGCGCTGCGCGCGCGCTGGACGGTGCAGGAGCGGCTGGCGTGCCCGGTGCGCGCCATACACCGCCATGGCGACCGGGTGAGCGTGGACAGCGCCGCCGGCAGCGAGGTGTTCGACCAGGTCGTGCTGGCGTGCCACAGCGACCAGGCGCTGGCGCTGCTGGCCGACGCCAGCGACAACGAACAGGCGATCCTCGGCGCGATCGGCTACCAGCCCAACGAAGTGGTGCTGCACACCGACGCGTCGCTGCTGCCGCGCCGGCGCAAGGCATGGGCGGCCTGGAACGCGTTCGTCCCGGGCGATGCCGACGCGCCGTGCACCGTCAGCTACTGCATGAACCTGCTGCAGGGCCTGGATGCCCCCGAGCCGCTGGTGGTCACCCTGAACCGCAGCGAGGCGGTCGACCCGGCGCGGGTACTGCGGCGCCTCGCCTACCAGCACCCGGTGTACACCCCGCAATCGGTCGCCGCGCAGCAGCGCCGCGCCGTCATCCAGGGGCAGAACCGGACCTGGTTCGCCGGCGCCTACTGGGGCTGGGGCTTCCACGAGGACGGCATGCGCAGCGCGGTGGATGTCGCCGCCGGCCTGGGCGTGCGCTGGCCCACCTCATGA
- a CDS encoding transcriptional regulator, with protein sequence MSPRHHLDPATLVSHAAGALSAAMAAVAATHLEGCAHCRRQLAAAEHVGGALLLQQQPAVASAREAQLRGDILARLQQPLPAAAAEPAPAPMHRPAELLPRALHPYFGRTWKALRWRWVAPGVHLVRAAAGSGDTLVMLKIAPGKSIPLHSHHGSELTQILQGAYDDELGHFGPGDMADLDSDIEHRPITSPGVPCVCVAALDGPLQFRGWLARKMQPMVGL encoded by the coding sequence ATGAGCCCGCGCCATCACCTGGATCCGGCCACCCTGGTCAGCCACGCCGCCGGCGCCCTGTCCGCGGCCATGGCGGCAGTGGCGGCGACCCACCTGGAGGGATGCGCGCACTGCCGGCGGCAGCTGGCCGCGGCCGAGCACGTCGGCGGCGCGCTGCTGCTGCAGCAGCAGCCGGCCGTGGCCTCGGCGCGCGAGGCGCAGCTGCGCGGCGACATCCTGGCCCGGCTGCAGCAGCCGCTGCCGGCGGCCGCGGCCGAACCGGCCCCGGCGCCGATGCACCGGCCGGCCGAGCTGCTGCCGCGGGCGCTGCATCCCTACTTCGGGCGCACCTGGAAGGCGCTGCGCTGGCGCTGGGTCGCCCCCGGCGTGCACCTGGTGCGTGCCGCGGCGGGCAGTGGCGACACCCTGGTCATGCTCAAGATCGCGCCGGGCAAGAGCATCCCCCTGCACAGCCACCACGGCAGCGAGCTGACGCAGATCCTGCAGGGCGCGTACGACGACGAGCTGGGCCATTTCGGCCCGGGCGACATGGCCGACCTGGACAGCGACATCGAGCACCGGCCGATCACCTCGCCGGGGGTGCCATGCGTCTGCGTGGCGGCGCTGGACGGCCCGCTGCAGTTCCGTGGCTGGCTGGCGCGCAAGATGCAGCCGATGGTCGGCCTGTAG